The Paraburkholderia sp. SOS3 genome includes a region encoding these proteins:
- the pheA gene encoding prephenate dehydratase — MDDELNSRLKPLRERIDALDAQLIALLNQRAAVALEVGEVKKHFNAPVFRPEREQQVIARLQEMSDGPLGSDHISAIWREIMAASRALEKNIQVAFLGPIGTYSEQAMHAYFGQSIEGLACASIDEVFRSVEAGAAEFGVVPIENSTEGAVSRTLDLLLETQLLIGGELALPIHHNLMTLSGALTGIKRVCAHPQALAQCQRWLSAHAPHLERQAVSSNAEGARLAAADPTVAAIAGDRAATQYGLQIAYSLIQDDPHNRTRFVMIGKEPSGASGYDKTSLIVSVANEPGAMFKLLEPLARHGVSMTRFESRPARVGTWEYYFYIDLEGHRDDPSVSAALVELDQKAAFLKILGSYPRAR; from the coding sequence ATGGACGACGAACTTAATTCACGACTCAAACCGCTGCGTGAGCGCATCGATGCGCTCGACGCGCAGCTGATCGCGCTGCTCAATCAGCGCGCGGCGGTCGCGCTCGAAGTGGGCGAGGTCAAGAAGCATTTCAACGCACCGGTGTTCCGCCCGGAGCGCGAGCAGCAGGTGATCGCGCGGCTGCAGGAGATGAGCGACGGCCCGCTCGGGAGCGATCACATCAGCGCGATCTGGCGCGAGATCATGGCCGCGAGCCGCGCGCTCGAAAAGAACATTCAGGTCGCGTTTCTCGGCCCGATCGGCACCTATAGCGAACAGGCGATGCACGCGTACTTCGGTCAGTCGATCGAAGGGCTCGCGTGTGCGTCGATCGACGAAGTGTTCCGCTCGGTCGAAGCCGGCGCCGCGGAATTCGGCGTCGTGCCGATCGAGAACTCGACCGAAGGCGCGGTGTCGCGCACGCTCGATCTGCTGCTCGAAACGCAGTTGCTGATCGGCGGCGAACTGGCGCTGCCGATTCACCACAATCTGATGACGCTAAGCGGCGCTCTGACCGGCATCAAACGCGTATGCGCGCATCCGCAGGCGCTTGCGCAATGTCAACGCTGGCTGTCCGCCCATGCGCCGCATCTCGAGCGCCAGGCCGTGTCGAGCAACGCGGAAGGCGCGCGGCTCGCGGCGGCGGACCCGACCGTCGCCGCGATCGCCGGCGACCGCGCGGCCACGCAATACGGCCTGCAGATCGCGTACTCGCTGATCCAGGACGACCCGCACAACCGTACCCGCTTCGTGATGATCGGCAAAGAGCCGTCGGGGGCGAGCGGCTACGACAAGACATCGCTGATCGTATCGGTGGCGAATGAGCCGGGCGCGATGTTCAAGCTGCTCGAGCCGCTCGCGCGTCACGGCGTGTCGATGACGCGATTCGAGTCGCGTCCGGCGCGCGTCGGCACGTGGGAGTACTACTTCTATATCGATCTCGAAGGCCATCGCGACGATCCGTCGGTGTCGGCGGCGCTCGTCGAGCTCGATCAGAAAGCGGCGTTCCTCAAAATTCTGGGCTCGTATCCGCGCGCGCGTTAA
- the serC gene encoding 3-phosphoserine/phosphohydroxythreonine transaminase, whose protein sequence is MRVFNFSAGPAALPEEVLRQAADEMLDWHGSGMSVMEMSHRGKEFMSIHEEALADLRELLAIPSSHQILFLQGGGIGENAIVPMNLFGTKPRADFVVTGSWSQKSLNEAKKYGSAHLAASGQTADGYTRAPARAEWQLSDDPAYVHLCTNETIHGVETFDIPDLGDIPLVADASSHILSRPMDVAKYGVLFGGAQKNIGIAGVTVVIVREDLLDRAMPICPSAFEWKTVALNNSMYNTPPTYAIYIAGLVFKWLKKLGGLSAIEARNVEKAKLLYDTIDTSSFYLNKVEHGARSRMNVPFFLADESRNEAFLAGAKARGLLQLKGHKSVGGMRASIYNAVPLEGVKALVEYMKEFERKSA, encoded by the coding sequence CCGGCCCCGCCGCCTTGCCCGAAGAAGTGCTGCGTCAAGCGGCCGACGAAATGCTCGACTGGCACGGCAGTGGCATGAGCGTGATGGAAATGAGCCATCGCGGCAAGGAGTTCATGTCGATCCACGAAGAGGCGCTCGCCGACCTGCGCGAGTTGCTTGCGATTCCGTCGAGCCATCAGATCCTGTTCCTGCAAGGCGGCGGCATCGGTGAAAACGCGATCGTGCCGATGAATCTGTTCGGCACGAAGCCGCGCGCCGATTTCGTCGTGACCGGTTCGTGGTCGCAAAAGTCGCTCAACGAAGCGAAGAAGTACGGCAGCGCGCACCTCGCCGCGAGCGGTCAAACGGCCGATGGTTATACGCGCGCGCCCGCCCGCGCCGAATGGCAGCTGTCCGACGATCCCGCTTACGTGCATCTGTGCACGAACGAAACGATTCACGGCGTCGAAACGTTCGACATCCCCGATCTCGGCGACATCCCGCTCGTCGCCGATGCGTCGTCGCACATCCTGTCGCGCCCGATGGACGTCGCGAAATACGGCGTGCTGTTCGGCGGCGCGCAGAAGAATATCGGCATCGCGGGCGTGACGGTCGTGATCGTCCGCGAAGACCTGCTCGATCGCGCGATGCCGATCTGTCCGTCGGCGTTCGAATGGAAGACCGTCGCGCTCAACAATTCGATGTACAACACGCCGCCGACCTACGCGATCTATATCGCCGGGCTCGTCTTCAAGTGGCTGAAAAAGCTCGGCGGCCTGAGCGCGATCGAGGCGCGCAACGTCGAAAAGGCGAAGCTGCTGTACGACACGATCGACACGAGCAGCTTCTATCTGAACAAGGTCGAGCACGGCGCGCGGTCGCGGATGAACGTACCGTTCTTCCTCGCCGACGAGTCGCGCAACGAAGCATTTCTGGCCGGCGCGAAGGCGCGGGGGCTCCTGCAGCTGAAGGGCCACAAGTCCGTCGGCGGCATGCGGGCGTCGATCTACAACGCGGTGCCGCTCGAAGGCGTCAAGGCGCTCGTCGAGTACATGAAAGAGTTTGAACGGAAGAGCGCGTGA
- the hisC gene encoding histidinol-phosphate transaminase produces the protein MTTTYGPSYVRAIAPYVAGKPISEVARQFGLDEARIVKLASNENPLGMPESAQRAMAQAASELGRYPDSNAFELKEALSAYYGVPAEWVTLGNGSNDILELAAHAFVEKNQSVVYSQYSFAVYALATQGLGARAIVVPAVAYGHDLNAMLAALADDTRLVFIANPNNPTGTFVDGPTLEAFLDKVPRHVVVVLDEAYTEYLSAQKRYDSIGWVRRYPNLLVSRTFSKAFGLAGLRVGFAIAQPELTDLLNRLRQPFNVNTLAQAAAVAALNDKPFLEKSAALNAAGYRRLTEAFDRLGLEYVPSHGNFVLVRVGNEDAAGDRVNLELLKQGVIVRPVGSYGLPQWLRVTVGLPEENEAFLAALEKTLASV, from the coding sequence ATGACTACGACCTACGGCCCTTCTTACGTGCGTGCGATTGCGCCTTACGTCGCCGGCAAGCCGATTTCGGAAGTGGCGCGCCAGTTCGGTCTCGACGAAGCGCGCATCGTCAAGCTCGCGTCGAATGAAAACCCGCTCGGCATGCCCGAGTCCGCGCAGCGCGCGATGGCGCAGGCAGCGAGCGAGCTCGGCCGTTACCCCGATTCGAACGCGTTCGAACTGAAAGAAGCGCTGTCCGCGTATTACGGCGTGCCGGCCGAATGGGTCACGCTCGGCAACGGCAGCAACGACATTCTCGAACTCGCCGCGCATGCGTTCGTCGAAAAGAACCAGTCGGTCGTCTACTCGCAATATTCGTTCGCCGTCTATGCACTCGCGACGCAGGGCCTCGGCGCGCGCGCGATCGTCGTGCCGGCAGTCGCGTACGGCCACGATCTGAACGCGATGCTTGCCGCGCTTGCCGACGATACGCGCCTCGTGTTCATCGCGAACCCGAACAACCCGACCGGCACCTTCGTCGACGGTCCGACGCTCGAGGCGTTTCTCGACAAGGTGCCGCGCCATGTCGTCGTCGTGCTCGACGAGGCTTATACGGAATACCTGTCGGCGCAGAAGCGCTATGACTCGATCGGATGGGTGCGCCGCTATCCGAACCTGCTCGTGTCGCGTACGTTCTCGAAGGCGTTCGGCCTTGCGGGCTTGCGCGTCGGTTTCGCGATCGCGCAGCCCGAATTGACGGATCTGCTGAACCGCCTGCGTCAGCCATTCAACGTCAATACGCTTGCACAGGCCGCGGCGGTGGCGGCGCTCAACGACAAGCCGTTCCTCGAAAAGAGCGCGGCGCTCAACGCGGCGGGCTACCGGCGCCTCACGGAAGCTTTCGACAGACTGGGCCTCGAGTACGTGCCGTCGCACGGGAATTTCGTGCTCGTGCGCGTCGGCAATGAAGATGCCGCGGGCGATCGCGTCAATCTGGAACTGCTCAAACAGGGCGTGATCGTGCGCCCGGTCGGCAGCTACGGTTTGCCGCAATGGCTGCGCGTAACGGTCGGTCTTCCCGAAGAAAACGAAGCCTTTCTCGCGGCGCTCGAAAAGACGCTTGCTTCCGTCTGA